The Leifsonia poae region CGACCACCGGCCGCCGCCGGTCGGCCAACGTGCTCGTCGACAATGCCTTCTTCATCTTCGGCGGGGCGGCCGCGGTCTGGCTCGCCTGGATAGCGCTCACCGAGAGCTTCGCCTGGGGCTGGTTCCTCGTTCTGTTCTTCGTTCTGTTCTGGCTGCTGCTCGCCTATCTGGTGCTGCCGCGGTTGCACCGCATCCTCACGACCATCTACGTTCCCGACTACTTCATCGGCCGGGCGCGCACAAGCGACGGCCTGCTGGGCGACCCGATCAATCTGGCCGTGCTCGGCTCAGAGGCCAAGCTCGACGAGGCGATGACCCGCGCGGGGTGGACCCGTGCCGACGAAGTGACACTCGCCTCCAGCTGGCGCATCGTCGCGTCGACACTGCTGCGCCGAAGCTACGACGAGGCGCCGGTGAGCCCGCTGTTCCTGTTCGGCCACCAGCAGGACATCGCCTACCAGCAGGAGGTGAAAGGCAACCCGGCCAAGCGGCACCACGTGAGGTTCTGGCGCTGCCCGGACGGCTGGCTCCTCCCCGGCGGTCACCGCGCCGACTGGATGGCGGCCGGCACCTTCGATCGCGCGGTGGGCTTCTCGCTGTTCACCCTGCAGGTGACGCACAAGATCGACGCGAACACCGACATCGAGCGCGACCACATCGTGTCGAGCCTCACCGGCGCCGACATCGGCGTAGGGGTCGACGTCATCCGCGATTTCTCCTCCGGTTACCATTCGCGCAACGGCGGCGGCGACAGCATCGAGACGGATGGCGACCTGCCCGTTCTCGACGTGCGCCCGGTCGCGGTCGACGAGACGTCGGTGGCGGTCGCCGACCACGCCGACAATCGTCGCGCCGCCCTGGCCGAGCGTCGGCCGGTGCCGACCGTCCTCGGCTTCCTGCTCATGCTGCTGCGGGTGGTGGCGGGCGGGATCTTCATCCTGCTCACGGTGCTCGAGTGGCGCACGTTCGTACAATCCGTGGTGATCGACCCGACGACAGGCAGCATCGACCCGACGTCGCTCCAGGTCGCCGAGGTGGTTCTCGCCGCGGTCATGGTGATCATGGGGATCGGCCTCTTCGTGTATCTCGCGCTGGCCGTCTTCGTCTACCTGGGCCACAACTGGGCGCGCATCGCCGCGATGGCGTTCAGCGCCTTCCTCGTGGTCGCGGCCGCCATCAACTACTTCGAGGGCCACGGGTACGTACCGCTGCGCAACAACCTCCTCGGTCTTCCCCTCGACATCCTCGTCGTCCTCGCGCTGTCGTCGCAACGGTCCAGGCTCTGGGCGCGACGCGTGCGCCCGCGGCCGGGGGATGCGGGCGCCGCCACCGAGAACGCGGCGGCCGACGAGACGACCACCCGGTAAGCCGCTTCCGCCCCGTTCACTCTCGGCGGAGCGGTCTTCACTGTCTGCGGGAACCATTGCCGCCCGGGTCGCGTTGCGGCCATCATGAACAGCATGGATCCGGTCGCCACCATCGTCTGGATCGTGTCGTTCGTGCTCGTGACGGTCACGGTCACCGGTCTGTCGCGCCGGGCGGGCTGGTCGGCGCCTGTGGTGCTCGTGGTCGTGGGCGCGATCGTGTCGTTCATCCCGGGCATTCCGCATGTGGAGCTGGAACCCGAGCTCGTGCTCTACGGGCTGCTGCCGCCGCTACTTTTCGCGGCGGCCAT contains the following coding sequences:
- a CDS encoding LssY C-terminal domain-containing protein, producing MPQTTVPTTAVPKTRSTTGRRRSANVLVDNAFFIFGGAAAVWLAWIALTESFAWGWFLVLFFVLFWLLLAYLVLPRLHRILTTIYVPDYFIGRARTSDGLLGDPINLAVLGSEAKLDEAMTRAGWTRADEVTLASSWRIVASTLLRRSYDEAPVSPLFLFGHQQDIAYQQEVKGNPAKRHHVRFWRCPDGWLLPGGHRADWMAAGTFDRAVGFSLFTLQVTHKIDANTDIERDHIVSSLTGADIGVGVDVIRDFSSGYHSRNGGGDSIETDGDLPVLDVRPVAVDETSVAVADHADNRRAALAERRPVPTVLGFLLMLLRVVAGGIFILLTVLEWRTFVQSVVIDPTTGSIDPTSLQVAEVVLAAVMVIMGIGLFVYLALAVFVYLGHNWARIAAMAFSAFLVVAAAINYFEGHGYVPLRNNLLGLPLDILVVLALSSQRSRLWARRVRPRPGDAGAATENAAADETTTR